The following proteins come from a genomic window of Neptunomonas concharum:
- a CDS encoding CmpA/NrtA family ABC transporter substrate-binding protein: MTFGTAAAAGLLNLSVAQASIGEPEKEDLKFGFIKLTDMAPLAIAYEKGFFEDEGLYVTLEAQANWKVLLDRVIDGQLDGAHMLAGQPLGATIGFGTQAHIITAFSMDLNGNAITVSNEIWEQMKPHIPKDADGKPVHPIKADYLKPVVEKYKAEGKPFNMGMVFPVSTHNYELRYWLAAGGIKPGYYAPHKGDTSGKLDADALLSVTPPPQMPATLEAGTIYGYCVGEPWNQQAVFKGIGVPVVTDYEIWKNNPEKVFGVSSKWAENYPNTHKRVVKAMIRAAKWLDENNNANRPEAVKILSQPNYVGADYEVIANSMTGSFEYEKGDKRDVPDFNVFFRYNATYPYYSDAIWYLTQMRRWGQIPDQKPDSWYMDIAKKVYRPDIYAEAAQSLIDDGVMDASDFPDFATEEGFREPQTHFIDGITYDGRQPNDYLKQFKIGLKNDETL; this comes from the coding sequence ATGACTTTTGGTACGGCGGCAGCGGCAGGATTGCTGAACTTGTCGGTAGCACAGGCAAGTATCGGCGAGCCCGAAAAAGAAGATTTAAAATTCGGGTTTATAAAACTCACCGATATGGCTCCCTTGGCTATCGCTTACGAGAAAGGTTTTTTCGAGGATGAAGGCCTGTATGTGACATTAGAAGCCCAAGCCAATTGGAAAGTTTTGTTAGACCGAGTAATCGATGGGCAACTTGACGGTGCCCATATGCTCGCAGGGCAACCACTGGGCGCAACTATTGGCTTTGGAACACAGGCCCACATCATTACAGCGTTCAGCATGGACCTTAACGGTAACGCAATCACCGTATCTAATGAAATATGGGAACAGATGAAGCCTCACATTCCAAAAGATGCCGATGGTAAACCGGTCCACCCAATCAAAGCAGACTACCTAAAACCTGTTGTCGAAAAATACAAAGCTGAAGGTAAGCCCTTCAATATGGGGATGGTCTTCCCGGTATCTACTCATAACTATGAACTTCGTTACTGGCTGGCGGCAGGTGGTATTAAGCCCGGCTATTATGCACCTCATAAAGGTGATACGTCAGGAAAACTGGATGCCGATGCTCTGCTATCGGTAACACCTCCCCCTCAAATGCCCGCCACACTAGAAGCCGGCACTATCTATGGTTACTGCGTGGGTGAGCCTTGGAACCAGCAAGCCGTGTTCAAAGGCATCGGTGTGCCTGTCGTGACAGACTATGAAATCTGGAAAAACAACCCTGAAAAAGTATTTGGGGTGTCCAGTAAATGGGCAGAAAATTATCCCAACACTCACAAACGCGTTGTAAAAGCGATGATTCGTGCAGCCAAATGGTTAGACGAAAACAACAACGCCAACCGCCCAGAAGCTGTAAAGATTTTATCTCAGCCTAATTATGTGGGGGCAGATTATGAAGTGATCGCCAATTCTATGACCGGTTCTTTTGAATACGAGAAAGGTGACAAACGAGATGTCCCTGACTTCAACGTGTTCTTCCGTTACAACGCCACTTACCCCTACTACTCAGACGCTATTTGGTATCTCACTCAGATGCGTCGCTGGGGACAAATTCCTGATCAAAAGCCAGACAGCTGGTATATGGATATTGCGAAAAAAGTCTATCGCCCAGATATCTACGCAGAAGCAGCTCAATCCCTTATTGACGATGGCGTCATGGACGCAAGTGACTTCCCTGACTTTGCAACTGAGGAAGGTTTCCGAGAACCACAAACGCATTTCATTGACGGCATTACCTACGACGGCCGTCAACCAAATGACTATCTAAAGCAATTCAAAATCGGCCTAAAAAACGACGAAACACTGTGA
- a CDS encoding NAD(P)/FAD-dependent oxidoreductase codes for MRNIVKQHNPMNSPIHTNLKKPHLVIIGCGMACGKLLEALIKRDAEHYHISVIGEENTPNYNRIMLSPLLAGEITQEALILNSLAWYEANRITLYSGEKVIHVNTDRKSLTTDVGTELCYDHLVFATGSRPAKIPASGQHLKNIFAFRTLKDVEGILQVVHKAKKALVIGGGLLGLEAAYGLALQGVHTTVIHRSSHLLNRQLDSAAGALLQTSMEALGVNSILNDEVASFEGSEAVKTATLKSGLTLSVDLVIIATGITPEITLARQVSLACNRGIKVDDNLLTSDANISALGECIEHKNTTFGLVAPIWDQVEILADRLIYSRQSPYVQRPSPTKLKVSGIDLFSAGDISEKTDDQVILIQDTASHIYRKFILRNQRLVGIVLFGDVQGGNTYFELLDSQQPIPHLLPPLLLGDLTTHSAIAESAHLGSENDLTGATL; via the coding sequence ATGAGAAACATTGTAAAGCAGCATAATCCTATGAATAGCCCTATCCATACAAACCTAAAGAAACCGCATTTAGTCATCATTGGCTGCGGGATGGCGTGCGGGAAGCTCCTTGAAGCATTAATTAAACGTGATGCAGAGCACTATCACATTTCCGTTATAGGAGAAGAAAACACACCCAACTACAACCGTATTATGCTGTCTCCATTACTGGCGGGTGAGATTACTCAAGAAGCACTCATTTTAAATTCACTCGCTTGGTATGAGGCCAATAGGATCACGCTCTACTCTGGCGAGAAAGTCATCCATGTCAATACTGATCGAAAATCTCTGACAACTGATGTCGGGACTGAGCTCTGTTACGACCATCTGGTTTTTGCCACAGGTTCTCGCCCCGCTAAGATTCCAGCATCAGGCCAACACCTGAAAAACATTTTTGCTTTTCGTACTCTTAAAGACGTAGAGGGTATTCTCCAAGTAGTCCATAAAGCGAAAAAGGCGCTCGTTATTGGAGGCGGACTTTTGGGGCTTGAAGCCGCTTATGGGCTTGCACTACAGGGCGTCCACACAACGGTCATACACCGCTCGTCTCATTTGCTTAATCGCCAGCTAGACTCCGCTGCGGGTGCATTGTTACAAACATCGATGGAGGCGCTCGGTGTTAACTCAATACTCAATGACGAGGTAGCCTCTTTTGAAGGGAGTGAAGCGGTTAAAACCGCTACACTAAAGAGCGGTCTTACGCTCTCAGTCGATCTGGTGATCATCGCAACGGGTATAACGCCAGAAATCACCTTGGCTCGTCAGGTATCTTTAGCCTGCAATCGCGGCATTAAAGTCGATGATAACCTCTTAACCAGTGACGCCAATATCAGTGCACTGGGGGAATGCATCGAACATAAAAATACAACGTTCGGCTTAGTTGCTCCGATATGGGATCAAGTCGAAATCCTTGCAGATAGATTAATCTACTCGCGTCAATCACCTTATGTGCAACGACCTTCTCCAACTAAGTTAAAAGTATCAGGAATTGATCTGTTTTCGGCTGGCGACATTTCAGAAAAAACCGATGATCAAGTCATTCTAATCCAAGATACCGCCAGCCATATCTATCGAAAGTTCATTCTACGCAACCAACGCTTGGTCGGCATCGTGCTGTTTGGTGATGTTCAGGGAGGTAATACCTACTTTGAACTTCTAGACAGCCAACAGCCAATACCCCACTTGTTGCCTCCCCTGCTACTTGGGGATCTTACAACCCATTCTGCAATTGCCGAATCTGCACACCTTGGGTCAGAAAATGATCTGACAGGAGCGACTTTATGA
- a CDS encoding ANTAR domain-containing response regulator, whose product MKIHVSVLVIDEDASRATLLEQALIDQGYQVLARIDSTDQLAEHVEQLKPDMIIIDLESPDRDVLENMALLNQHSPRPVVMFAEKGDQTTIEKAIRSGVSAYVVDGLEAHRIRAILDVATARFREFQTLKQELSDARSELEDRKVVEKAKGLIMKHNNCSEDHAFKAMRKMAMDQQKPMYEIARNIISVLELMS is encoded by the coding sequence TTGAAAATACATGTCTCCGTTCTCGTTATTGATGAAGACGCATCCAGAGCAACTTTGCTTGAACAAGCGCTGATAGACCAAGGATATCAGGTGCTTGCTCGTATCGACTCAACTGACCAACTTGCCGAACATGTTGAGCAACTAAAGCCAGATATGATCATCATAGACCTCGAATCGCCTGACAGAGATGTTCTAGAAAATATGGCATTGTTAAATCAACACTCGCCTCGTCCGGTGGTTATGTTTGCTGAAAAAGGTGACCAAACCACTATAGAAAAAGCGATCCGGTCGGGGGTTAGTGCTTATGTCGTTGATGGCCTCGAAGCCCATCGAATTCGCGCGATATTAGATGTTGCCACGGCTAGATTCAGAGAGTTTCAGACGTTGAAACAAGAGCTTAGCGATGCCCGCTCTGAACTGGAAGATCGAAAAGTCGTTGAGAAAGCCAAAGGGTTGATCATGAAACACAATAACTGTTCTGAAGATCACGCCTTCAAAGCGATGCGCAAAATGGCAATGGATCAACAAAAGCCGATGTACGAAATCGCCCGCAATATTATTTCTGTGTTGGAGTTAATGTCATGA
- a CDS encoding CmpA/NrtA family ABC transporter substrate-binding protein, giving the protein MTTPFSSVHLPLTFPMAEKPMLKIGFIPLLDCIPLVIAKELAFFAEAGLDVSLSREASWASIRDKVKFGLLDAAQMPAGIVLASGMGLGASQPMVTAIGLGQNGNAITASNPLYDALNPQNLSMNSESAATALKSYLKTSDSELTIASVHTYSTHHFLLRDWLNHYNIDPENKIRQIVVPPPQMVDAMERGMIDLFCAGEPWNSIAQIHQVGHKLLSGHQIWENAPDKVLGVTKEWHNHHPYTHQRLISAILKACLWLDDEKNKRLGFQLLHDSHYMDIDLGNINLMLGKHRFSPPSATFPWLSQASWFTRHIRNLHQLPDTETSAGNTYLTGVYRKVAELMKLNTPSADAKAEGIHSESWVINGTQEPIEMPPDMRFR; this is encoded by the coding sequence ATGACGACCCCATTTTCAAGCGTTCATCTTCCACTGACATTTCCCATGGCAGAAAAGCCTATGCTCAAAATCGGTTTCATCCCTTTGCTGGACTGCATCCCTTTGGTTATTGCCAAAGAGCTCGCTTTCTTTGCTGAAGCAGGTTTGGATGTCAGCCTTTCTAGAGAGGCTTCTTGGGCAAGCATAAGAGATAAAGTAAAGTTCGGCCTATTAGATGCCGCTCAAATGCCCGCAGGTATCGTGCTTGCCAGTGGTATGGGTCTAGGCGCATCACAGCCTATGGTAACCGCTATAGGTTTAGGGCAAAACGGCAATGCCATTACCGCATCTAACCCACTCTATGATGCGCTTAACCCCCAAAATCTATCGATGAATAGTGAATCGGCCGCTACGGCTCTGAAGTCATACTTAAAAACATCCGACTCAGAACTGACCATAGCATCCGTTCATACCTACTCAACTCATCACTTTTTACTGAGAGATTGGTTAAACCACTACAATATTGATCCAGAGAACAAGATCCGGCAGATCGTCGTTCCGCCACCGCAAATGGTTGATGCAATGGAACGGGGGATGATTGATCTCTTCTGTGCCGGGGAGCCTTGGAACAGCATAGCTCAAATTCACCAAGTCGGGCATAAACTATTGAGCGGCCACCAAATTTGGGAGAATGCACCCGATAAGGTTCTCGGTGTTACCAAAGAATGGCATAACCATCATCCATACACACATCAGCGGCTTATTTCAGCCATTCTTAAAGCGTGTTTATGGTTGGATGATGAGAAAAACAAACGCTTAGGTTTTCAGCTACTCCATGACAGCCATTATATGGATATTGATTTAGGGAATATAAACCTGATGCTTGGAAAGCACCGCTTCAGCCCTCCATCTGCAACATTCCCGTGGCTGTCTCAAGCCAGTTGGTTCACGCGACATATTCGTAACTTACACCAGCTACCCGATACTGAGACCTCAGCGGGAAACACCTATCTAACAGGCGTCTATCGTAAGGTAGCAGAGCTAATGAAACTGAATACTCCGTCAGCAGATGCTAAAGCAGAAGGCATCCATTCGGAATCATGGGTAATAAACGGCACTCAGGAACCTATCGAAATGCCGCCTGATATGCGCTTTCGCTAG
- a CDS encoding ABC transporter ATP-binding protein yields the protein MIHLDISDVSIEFPTPNGPFKALDSVNLKIKEGEFISLIGHSGCGKSTVLNIVAGLYQATRGGVVLDGKEVFEPGPERAVVFQNHSLLPWLTVYQNVELAVKQVFKGKKSKAEMREWILHNLELVHMSHALDKRPDEISGGMKQRVGIARALSMEPTVLLMDEPFGALDALTRAHLQDSLMDIQNDLNNTVIMITHDVDEAVLLSDRIVMMTNGPAATVGEILDIGLERPRNRIQLADDPEYNHYRHEVLSFLYEKHCKAA from the coding sequence ATGATTCATTTAGACATTTCCGATGTATCTATCGAGTTCCCAACGCCAAATGGACCATTCAAGGCTTTGGATAGCGTTAATTTGAAGATTAAAGAAGGTGAGTTCATTTCTTTAATCGGACACTCGGGTTGCGGTAAATCAACCGTTCTGAATATCGTTGCTGGTCTTTACCAGGCAACTCGCGGTGGTGTTGTTCTTGATGGGAAAGAAGTATTTGAGCCCGGCCCAGAAAGAGCCGTGGTATTTCAGAACCATTCATTATTACCCTGGCTAACCGTTTATCAAAACGTAGAGCTTGCAGTTAAACAAGTTTTTAAAGGGAAAAAATCTAAAGCGGAGATGCGCGAATGGATTCTCCATAACCTTGAACTTGTCCATATGAGCCATGCTTTGGACAAGCGCCCTGATGAAATATCTGGCGGCATGAAACAACGTGTAGGCATCGCGCGAGCCTTATCAATGGAACCAACGGTGTTGCTGATGGATGAACCCTTTGGTGCTTTGGATGCTCTGACTCGTGCTCACCTTCAAGACTCTCTGATGGACATACAAAACGACCTGAATAACACCGTCATTATGATCACTCATGATGTGGATGAGGCAGTTCTACTCTCTGACCGTATTGTCATGATGACCAATGGCCCCGCTGCTACCGTCGGTGAAATTTTGGATATTGGGTTAGAACGCCCAAGGAATCGGATACAGCTCGCTGATGATCCTGAGTACAACCATTACCGCCACGAAGTGTTGAGTTTCCTCTATGAGAAACATTGTAAAGCAGCATAA
- the gltX gene encoding glutamate--tRNA ligase — translation MTVRTRVAPSPTGDPHVGTAYIALFNLAFARQHGGQFILRIEDTDQTRSTSESEQKILDSLRWLGLEWDEGPDVGGPHGPYRQSERKDMYAQYAHELVEKGFAFHCYRTSEELDELREARRAAGGHTALKQSDLALPPEEVEKRKAAGAPYVIRMVVPEGEGVCVVDDLLRGPIELEWGMVDAQILLKSDGMPTYHLANVVDDHLMEITHVIRGEEWINSAPKHKLLYQYFGWDMPTLCHMPLLRNPDKSKLSKRKNPTSILYYQRMGYMAEALLNYLGRMGWSMPDESEKFSRDEMFANFDIQRVSLGGPVFDQEKLSWLNGLWLRENLTHEQFAAKFQEWALNPEYLMQIVPLIQQRVEKFSDVAPLAGFFLSGMLPIKESDFEHKSVTLEDAKRILQFSVWFLDTENNWDKDHLFAQLKQLSEQMGYKLRDFLFPLFIAIAGTNQTVSVMDSMSILGPDMSRARLRHAVNLLGGPSKKEAKRWEKEFKELTL, via the coding sequence ATGACAGTACGTACTCGCGTTGCGCCTTCACCAACCGGCGATCCGCATGTAGGCACCGCCTATATTGCACTTTTCAATCTGGCCTTTGCGCGCCAACATGGCGGGCAGTTTATCTTGCGTATCGAGGATACCGACCAGACGCGTAGTACGTCAGAATCTGAACAAAAGATCCTCGACTCACTCCGTTGGTTAGGCCTTGAGTGGGATGAAGGCCCCGATGTCGGTGGCCCTCATGGCCCTTATCGCCAAAGTGAGCGCAAAGATATGTATGCCCAGTACGCTCATGAACTGGTCGAGAAAGGCTTCGCATTTCATTGTTATCGCACCTCTGAAGAGTTAGATGAGCTACGTGAAGCTCGTCGTGCAGCGGGCGGCCATACAGCACTAAAACAGAGTGATTTGGCGCTGCCCCCAGAAGAGGTAGAAAAGCGAAAAGCTGCCGGTGCGCCTTATGTTATTCGTATGGTTGTCCCAGAAGGTGAAGGTGTATGCGTGGTGGATGATTTACTACGTGGGCCTATCGAGCTGGAGTGGGGTATGGTCGATGCGCAGATCCTGCTGAAATCCGACGGTATGCCAACTTACCACTTAGCCAACGTCGTGGATGATCACCTCATGGAGATCACACATGTTATTCGTGGTGAAGAGTGGATCAACTCCGCACCCAAGCACAAACTACTGTATCAATACTTCGGCTGGGATATGCCAACGCTGTGCCATATGCCGCTATTGCGTAACCCCGATAAATCTAAACTATCCAAACGTAAGAACCCAACCAGCATTCTTTACTACCAGCGTATGGGTTACATGGCAGAAGCGCTGCTTAACTATTTGGGTCGCATGGGTTGGTCGATGCCTGATGAAAGCGAAAAATTCAGCCGTGACGAGATGTTCGCCAACTTTGATATACAGCGTGTATCACTGGGTGGGCCTGTGTTTGATCAGGAAAAACTGAGCTGGCTCAATGGCTTGTGGCTGCGTGAAAACTTAACCCATGAGCAGTTTGCGGCCAAATTCCAAGAGTGGGCGCTTAACCCCGAATACCTGATGCAGATCGTGCCGCTCATTCAACAGCGTGTTGAGAAATTCTCCGATGTTGCGCCTTTGGCGGGATTCTTTTTATCAGGGATGTTGCCGATTAAAGAATCAGACTTTGAGCACAAAAGTGTCACCCTAGAAGATGCCAAGCGTATCTTGCAGTTCAGTGTCTGGTTTTTGGACACCGAAAATAACTGGGATAAAGACCACTTATTTGCACAACTAAAGCAACTGTCAGAACAGATGGGCTACAAGCTACGTGACTTTTTGTTCCCGCTGTTTATCGCTATTGCAGGCACCAATCAGACCGTATCGGTGATGGACTCAATGTCGATATTAGGGCCAGATATGAGCCGTGCCAGATTGCGCCATGCGGTTAATCTGCTGGGTGGCCCATCCAAGAAAGAAGCTAAACGTTGGGAAAAAGAGTTTAAAGAGCTGACGCTTTAG
- a CDS encoding ABC transporter permease: protein MLILKHTGVPLIGLLAFLFVWHIGAQNINTSLGTFPGPAQVYQQSLTLIEEHTAERQKEEAFYQRQEARNAKKLEKNPDATIKIRPYTGSPTFFDQILTSLITVMAGFILASVIAIPLGIMIGLNSTLYSAINPLIQLFKPVSPLAWLPLVTMVVSAVYTSDDPMFAKSFITSLLTVSLCSLWPTLINTAVGVSGISKDLQNVSQVLRLGWLTHVIKIVIPASIPAVFTGLRLSLGIAWMVLIAAEMLAQNPGLGKFVWDEFQNGSSDSLGRIMVAVLAIGFIGFLLDRLMLVIQRKVSWDKSSALR, encoded by the coding sequence ATGCTGATTCTAAAGCACACGGGGGTTCCGCTGATCGGGTTATTGGCGTTCCTTTTTGTGTGGCATATTGGTGCGCAAAATATCAATACCTCATTGGGCACCTTCCCTGGCCCCGCGCAGGTGTATCAGCAATCATTAACACTGATTGAAGAGCATACAGCCGAACGCCAAAAAGAGGAGGCTTTTTATCAGCGCCAGGAAGCACGAAATGCTAAGAAACTCGAAAAAAATCCAGACGCTACCATAAAAATTCGCCCTTATACCGGCTCTCCCACTTTTTTTGATCAGATATTAACCAGTCTAATTACAGTCATGGCAGGCTTTATTTTGGCCTCCGTCATTGCCATTCCATTAGGGATCATGATTGGTCTTAACAGCACATTATATTCAGCTATTAATCCATTGATCCAACTATTCAAACCCGTATCTCCTTTAGCTTGGCTACCACTGGTAACCATGGTCGTCAGTGCCGTTTATACCTCCGATGACCCGATGTTTGCCAAGTCATTCATTACCTCTCTACTCACAGTGTCCCTCTGCTCTTTGTGGCCAACCTTAATTAACACTGCCGTTGGTGTATCAGGTATCAGCAAGGATTTACAGAACGTCAGTCAGGTGTTGCGCCTTGGGTGGCTAACACACGTTATTAAGATTGTGATTCCCGCGTCTATACCTGCCGTATTTACAGGCCTTCGCTTATCGCTGGGCATCGCATGGATGGTATTGATTGCGGCAGAAATGCTTGCGCAAAACCCTGGCTTGGGAAAATTCGTTTGGGATGAGTTTCAGAACGGAAGCTCTGATTCGTTGGGTCGCATCATGGTAGCGGTACTTGCTATCGGTTTTATCGGCTTCCTATTGGATCGTCTGATGCTGGTTATTCAGCGCAAGGTTTCCTGGGATAAATCATCAGCATTACGTTAA